One window from the genome of Oncorhynchus kisutch isolate 150728-3 linkage group LG21, Okis_V2, whole genome shotgun sequence encodes:
- the LOC109866237 gene encoding trichohyalin: MMKLVFVFAVVAYFFAENLSLPVGEEREREDVVTRCLVEVLSKALTKPDSHPLDQECKDILKAGAQHAAPVEKTSDELLTNEEEGKEHEPKPEAPGADVKDIEALLKSVEEKRETPEDEDRSQESWDLNYEKEKRIWKPTHRYHHKKPNHKRDEEVSEEVREEPDEERSQESWSLGDEKEKRYRPTYRYTPKKHHKRDEEGLEEEREEPEEERSQESWSLGDKKEKRYRPTYRYTPKKHHKRDEEGLEEEREEPEEERSQESWSLGDEKEKRYRPTYRYTPKKHHKRDEEGLEEEREEPEEERSQESWSLGDEKEKRYRPTYRYTPKKHHKRDEEGLEEEREEPEEERSQESWSLGDEKEKRYRPTYRYTPKKHHKRDEEGLEEEREEPEEERSQESWSLGDEKEKRYRPTYRHTPKKHHKRDEEGLEEEREEPEEERSQESWSLGDEKEKRYRPTYRYIPKKHHKRDEEDEERSQESWSLGDEKEKREEDDEERKKRIWKPTHRYHHKKHHKRSEDPSEEEEEEKDKRIWKPTHRYHHKKHHKRGADSSDEESEEKRSEESEEEEEEDREKRIWKPTHRYHHKKHHKRDEELSEEGREEPDEERSQESWSLGDGKEKRDEDMMRDEDESEKMIWKPTHRYHHKKHHKRNGDSSEEEDEERRGDSDEHEEEKRHGDVEEDERQRDRLEALRYLAEKSRLLGEGEVYEKRSPWAYRGYYHPAWWKRSIDPHTPLHKMEELAKLLSYKNHQLASQSELADEEKKRSVSLTPEEEKELENIAAMDMELQKISEKMQEDRSE, encoded by the exons ATGATGAAACTTGTGTTTGTTTTTGCTGTGGTTGCGTATTTCTTTGCAG AAAATCTATCACTTCCCGTTGGAGAAGAACGAGAGCGAGAGGATGTG GTAACACGGTGCTTGGTTGAGGTCCTGTCCAAGGCGTTGACCAAACCTGACTCTCACCCTCTGGATCAGGAATGTAAAGATATTCTCAAAGCAG GTGCCCAACATGCTGCTCCTGTGGAGAAGACAAGCGATGAGCTGCTGACTAATGAAGAGGAGGGCAAAGAACATGAACCTAAGCCTGAGGCACCAGGGGCCGACGTGAAAGACATCGAGGCCCTCCTGAAGtctgtggaggagaagagggagacaccGGAGGACGAAGATCGCAGCCAGGAGTCATGGGACCTCAACTACGAGAAGGAGAAAAGGATTTGGAAACCAACGCACAGGTATCATCATAAGAAACCCAATCACAAACGTGATGAGGAGGTTTCTGAAGAAGTGAGAGAAGAGCCAGACGAAGAACGTAGTCAGGAATCCTGGAGCCTGGGCGATGAGAAGGAGAAGAGATATAGGCCTACCTATCGGTACACCCCAAAGAAACACCACAAACGAGACGAAGAGGgtttagaggaagagagagaagagccagAAGAGGAACGTAGTCAGGAATCCTGGAGCCTGGGCGATAAGAAGGAGAAGAGATATAGGCCTACCTATCGGTACACCCCAAAGAAACACCACAAACGAGACGAAGAGGgtttagaggaagagagagaagagccagAAGAGGAACGTAGTCAGGAATCCTGGAGCCTGGGCGATGAGAAGGAGAAGAGATATAGGCCTACCTATCGGTACACCCCAAAGAAACACCACAAACGAGACGAAGAGGgtttagaggaagagagagaagagccagAAGAGGAACGTAGTCAGGAATCCTGGAGCCTGGGCGATGAGAAGGAGAAGAGATATAGGCCTACCTATCGGTACACCCCAAAGAAACACCACAAACGAGACGAAGAGGgtttagaagaagagagagaagagccagAAGAGGAACGTAGTCAGGAATCCTGGAGCCTGGGCGATGAGAAGGAGAAGAGATATAGGCCTACCTATCGGTACACCCCAAAGAAACACCACAAACGAGACGAAGAGGgtttagaggaagagagagaagagccagAAGAGGAACGTAGTCAGGAATCCTGGAGCCTGGGCGATGAGAAGGAGAAGAGATATAGGCCTACCTATCGGCACACCCCAAAGAAACACCACAAACGAGACGAAGAGGgtttagaggaagagagagaagagccagAAGAGGAACGTAGTCAGGAATCCTGGAGCCTGGGCGATGAGAAGGAGAAGAGATATAGGCCTACCTATCGGTACATCCCAAAGAAACACCACAAACGAGATGAAGAAGACGAAGAGCGCAGTCAAGAGTCCTGGAGTCTGGGCgatgagaaagaaaagagagaggaggatgatgaggaaaGAAAGAAGAGGATCTGGAAACCCACCCATCGGTACCACCACAAGAAGCACCACAAACGCAGTGAAGAtccttcagaggaagaggaggaggagaaagataaGAGAATTTGGAAACCCACACACAGATATCACCACAAGAAACACCACAAACGAGGTGCTGACTCATCGGACGAGGAATCAGAGGAGAAGAGATCAGAAgagtcagaggaagaggaggaagaggatagagagaagagaatCTGGAAGCCCACACACAGATACCACCACAAAAAACACCACAAACGTGATGAGGAGCTTtcagaagaagggagagaggagccaGATGAAGAACGCAGCCAAGAGTCCTGGAGTCTGGGTgatggaaaggagaagagagatgaggataTGATGAGAGATGAGGATGAGAGTGAAAAGATGATTTGGAAACCAACTCACAGGTACCACCACAAGAAGCATCACAAACGCAATGGGgattcctcagaggaggaagacgAGGAACGAAGGGGCGATTCGGACGAACACGAGGAGGAGAAGAGGCATGGAGATGTCGAGGAGGACGAGCGACAGAGGGATAGGCTGGAGGCTCTGAG GTACCTGGCAGAGAAGAGTCGTCTCCTGGGGGAGGGCGAGGTGTATGAGAAACGTTCTCCCTGGGCTTACAGAGGATACTACCACCCCGCCTGGTGGAAGAGAAGCATAGACCCACACACACCATTGCATAAG ATGGAGGAACTGGCGAAGTTGCTGTCCTATAAGAATCACCAGCTGGCCAGCCAATCAGAGCTGGCAGACGAGGAAAAGAAGAGGAGCGTATCTCTAACCCCAGAGGAG GAGAAGGAGCTGGAGAACATAGCAGCTATGGACATGGAGTTACAGAAGATATCTGAGAAGATGCAGGAGGACAGGAGTGAATAG